In Geobacillus kaustophilus, a genomic segment contains:
- a CDS encoding acyl-CoA synthetase, with the protein MANNLSPASLIQSFSWDQAFAHYDGDPRGRFNAAHEVCDRYADDPSRIALFYENALGEQKTITYRQLRDWSNQMANVFRKLGVKKGDRVCALMPKNPALVVYILAAWKVGAVYVPLFTAFGPQAIEYRINHSEAKVLLTNKEQRAKLPPRDNMPTLEHIFVIDGSSHDQDQPFWETLSSMPTEHSIEETTVDDLLAIQYTSGSTGMPKGAMWPHNVLINIYPYMRYAIGLRDDDVFFGGADPGWAYGLIFCTFAPMAFGVPIVFYEGPFKPETCYSLMEKYRVTNFASAPTAYRAMAAAGADVIRRYQLNVRAMSSAGEPLNPEVIRFFQEHLGVTIHDHYGLSETLMLIGNFNAAEMEIRPGSMGWPLPGFDVALLDENGTPVADGEVGQIAFNTDSIPNVFKGYWKDPEKTAERLVGKWFLTGDLATKDEDGYFWFQGRADDIISSAGYRIGPFEIESCLLEHPAVVEAAAVGKPDPVKGEIVKAFVVLREGFAPSDELAEELSLFVKTRLSKHEYPREVEFVTELPKTPSGKIQRFILRNQERGKQIKA; encoded by the coding sequence ATGGCCAACAATCTATCACCAGCTTCACTTATTCAATCGTTTTCTTGGGATCAGGCGTTCGCCCACTACGACGGAGATCCGCGCGGCCGATTCAACGCCGCCCACGAAGTATGCGACCGGTACGCCGACGATCCGAGCCGCATTGCGCTGTTTTATGAAAACGCTTTAGGAGAGCAAAAAACGATCACCTATCGGCAATTGCGCGATTGGTCGAACCAAATGGCGAACGTGTTCCGCAAGCTGGGCGTGAAAAAAGGGGATCGCGTCTGCGCGCTGATGCCGAAAAACCCGGCCCTTGTCGTCTACATTTTGGCGGCTTGGAAAGTCGGCGCCGTGTATGTGCCGCTCTTTACCGCGTTTGGCCCGCAGGCGATTGAATATCGCATCAACCATTCCGAGGCGAAAGTCCTCTTGACGAACAAGGAACAGCGCGCCAAACTGCCGCCGCGGGACAACATGCCGACATTGGAGCACATTTTTGTCATTGACGGATCGTCTCATGATCAAGACCAGCCATTTTGGGAAACGCTTTCATCGATGCCGACTGAGCACTCGATCGAAGAAACGACGGTCGACGATCTGCTCGCGATTCAGTATACGTCCGGCTCGACCGGGATGCCAAAAGGCGCCATGTGGCCGCATAACGTGCTCATCAACATTTATCCGTATATGCGCTATGCGATTGGCCTGCGCGATGACGATGTCTTTTTCGGCGGGGCGGATCCGGGCTGGGCGTACGGGCTGATCTTTTGCACCTTCGCGCCGATGGCCTTTGGTGTGCCGATCGTCTTTTACGAAGGGCCGTTTAAGCCGGAGACGTGCTATTCCTTGATGGAAAAATACCGGGTGACCAATTTCGCGTCCGCCCCGACCGCGTATCGGGCGATGGCGGCGGCCGGCGCGGACGTCATTCGCCGCTATCAACTGAACGTGCGCGCCATGAGCTCGGCCGGCGAGCCGCTCAATCCGGAAGTCATCCGCTTTTTCCAAGAGCATTTGGGCGTTACGATCCATGACCATTATGGCTTGTCGGAAACGTTGATGCTGATCGGAAACTTCAACGCCGCCGAGATGGAAATCCGGCCAGGCTCGATGGGATGGCCGCTGCCGGGCTTTGACGTGGCCCTGCTCGATGAGAATGGAACCCCAGTCGCCGACGGCGAAGTCGGACAAATTGCCTTTAACACCGACTCGATCCCAAACGTCTTTAAGGGGTATTGGAAAGACCCTGAAAAAACCGCCGAGCGGCTCGTCGGCAAGTGGTTTTTGACCGGCGATTTGGCGACAAAAGACGAAGACGGGTATTTCTGGTTCCAAGGACGGGCGGACGACATCATCTCGAGCGCCGGCTACCGCATCGGGCCGTTTGAAATTGAAAGCTGCCTCCTTGAGCATCCGGCTGTCGTCGAAGCGGCCGCCGTCGGGAAGCCGGATCCCGTCAAAGGGGAAATCGTCAAAGCGTTTGTCGTGCTCAGAGAAGGCTTTGCGCCGTCGGACGAGCTGGCCGAAGAGCTGTCCTTGTTCGTCAAAACGCGCTTATCCAAACATGAATACCCGCGCGAAGTCGAATTTGTCACCGAATTGCCGAAAACGCCGAGCGGAAAAATCCAGCGGTTCATCCTTCGCAATCAAGAAAGGGGAAAGCAGATCAAGGCCTAA
- a CDS encoding IS701 family transposase, with product MNRFAHHQGIHKFFTMLGLSLYFSKPVMKHLVHIVDAMMTKGFSGTLTDLHHGSFHPNHRTTLSHFFTKSPWDEETLLRKLQQWILRRVGRSAKRENQPIFVSIDDTICQKTKPSPRATNAIQGCDWHDSHAEKKSIWGHSLVWLMVHTATQAFPFAFRLYDKTAGKSKGELAIEMLSSLDVNRPVYVLMDSWHPSKALVEACLKKGFHVIAMLKTNCILYPNGIAVQAKQLSRSIEPDDTRLVTVGEERYRVYRCEGALNGLDDAVVLLVWKADQPMTPEHLHCVLSTDRELSDEDILRCYAERWSIECFFRQAKDQLKLDGYRVRGRRAVKRYWILVQLTYVYSMFESNCDFSDGLDLLRKRKGHSLVEFIYSAAKQNIPIDAVKTQLHVA from the coding sequence ATGAATAGATTCGCACATCACCAAGGAATTCACAAGTTTTTCACGATGTTAGGGTTGTCACTTTATTTCTCGAAACCAGTCATGAAGCATCTCGTTCATATCGTGGATGCAATGATGACAAAGGGCTTTTCGGGAACATTGACCGATCTCCATCATGGGAGTTTTCACCCGAATCATCGCACGACACTGAGCCATTTTTTCACGAAAAGTCCGTGGGATGAAGAAACATTGCTTCGCAAACTCCAGCAGTGGATCCTTCGTCGCGTCGGACGAAGCGCGAAACGAGAGAATCAACCCATTTTTGTTTCGATCGACGATACGATTTGCCAAAAAACGAAGCCTTCGCCACGGGCAACAAACGCCATTCAAGGGTGTGATTGGCACGATTCTCACGCAGAGAAAAAGTCGATCTGGGGACATTCTCTCGTTTGGCTTATGGTTCATACTGCAACCCAGGCGTTTCCCTTTGCCTTCCGCCTTTATGATAAGACGGCTGGGAAAAGCAAGGGGGAACTCGCGATCGAGATGCTTTCTTCGTTGGATGTGAATCGTCCCGTTTATGTGCTGATGGATTCTTGGCATCCATCGAAAGCGCTCGTGGAAGCTTGTCTGAAAAAAGGATTTCACGTCATCGCGATGCTCAAAACGAACTGCATTCTCTATCCGAACGGCATCGCCGTTCAAGCGAAGCAGTTGAGCCGCTCCATCGAACCAGACGACACTCGCCTCGTCACGGTGGGAGAAGAGCGTTATCGCGTCTATCGCTGCGAAGGAGCGCTCAACGGTCTCGATGATGCGGTGGTGCTGCTGGTTTGGAAAGCCGATCAACCGATGACACCCGAACATCTTCACTGCGTCTTGAGCACCGACCGAGAGCTAAGCGATGAAGACATCTTGCGCTGCTACGCCGAGCGTTGGTCGATCGAATGCTTCTTTCGTCAAGCGAAAGATCAGCTGAAACTCGATGGATACCGCGTTCGCGGGCGTCGGGCGGTGAAACGGTATTGGATCTTGGTGCAGCTGACTTACGTGTACAGTATGTTCGAGTCCAACTGTGATTTTTCGGATGGGCTCGATCTCCTGCGCAAGAGAAAAGGACATAGCCTCGTGGAGTTCATTTACAGCGCAGCAAAACAAAATATTCCTATTGACGCCGTGAAAACACAGCTCCATGTGGCATAA